A single genomic interval of Veillonellaceae bacterium harbors:
- a CDS encoding tyrosine-type recombinase/integrase — MEYVDPIKDIDKIITIRKLLSQQSQRDLLLFVLGINTGLRISDLLSLQVNDVWDGEKGKEFLIIYDEKSGEERIFYLNNKIQTELKKYLTLSQLKESDYLFKSKKNNSAITRQQAYRIINNAAKEAGITGKIGTHTLRKTFGYHAYRKGIAISILMKIFQHHSYSETLKYIGIDNNENKLVKVDVNL; from the coding sequence GTGGAATACGTAGATCCTATTAAAGATATCGATAAAATTATTACCATTAGAAAACTACTGAGTCAGCAATCTCAGAGAGATCTTTTGCTATTTGTCCTGGGTATTAATACAGGCCTGAGAATAAGCGATCTGCTTTCGTTGCAAGTTAATGACGTATGGGACGGAGAGAAAGGTAAGGAATTTTTAATTATCTATGACGAAAAAAGTGGAGAAGAAAGAATATTTTATCTAAACAATAAAATACAAACGGAGTTAAAAAAATACTTGACCCTTTCCCAGTTAAAGGAAAGTGACTATCTCTTCAAGTCAAAAAAGAACAATAGCGCTATTACGCGGCAGCAAGCCTATAGAATTATAAACAATGCTGCAAAAGAAGCAGGTATTACCGGTAAAATTGGTACCCACACCCTACGAAAAACCTTTGGTTACCATGCCTATAGAAAAGGTATTGCTATATCGATTTTAATGAAGATTTTTCAACATCATTCTTACTCCGAAACCTTAAAGTATATTGGTATTGATAATA